A window from Dermacentor albipictus isolate Rhodes 1998 colony chromosome 10, USDA_Dalb.pri_finalv2, whole genome shotgun sequence encodes these proteins:
- the LOC139050609 gene encoding uncharacterized protein: MNALVSSVLLSALVASAFGGFIGGGGGGGLGGGLGGGYVGGGGLGGYGGGYGGGYSGGYGGGLGGGVGFGGLGAGGLGGGGGAVGVGSSVVLLSGGRAGAGKSVAGPAFLVRTVHHVNQVHGGGAIVAHSGLGGVGGGAGVGGVGLGGGVGGLGGGLGGYGGGVTYGGYGGYGAGGYGGYGGYGAGGYGGYGAGGYGGGSGVVGKVLVVKHHK; encoded by the coding sequence GTCAGCAGCGTCCTACTAAGTGCCCTGGTTGCCAGCGCCTTCGGAGGTTTCatcggaggcggcggcggcggtggtctgGGCGGCGGTCTGGGTGGTGGATACGTTGGTGGAGGTGGTCTCGGAGGCTACGGCGGCGGCTATGGCGGAGGCTACAGCGGAGGCTACGGCGGAGGTCTCGGAGGCGGCGTTGGTTTCGGGGGTCTGGGTGCCGGTGGCCTCGGCGGAGGCGGCGGTGCCGTCGGTGTCGGAAGCAGCGTCGTCCTGCTCAGCGGTGGCCGGGCTGGTGCCGGAAAGTCTGTGGCTGGACCGGCGTTCCTGGTCCGCACTGTGCACCACGTCAACCAAGTTCACGGCGGCGGAGCCATCGTAGCCCACTCTGGTCTCGGAGGCGTCGGCGGAGGCGCCGGCGTTGGAGGCGTTGGTCTCGGCGGTGGCGTTGGAGGGCTCGGGGGTGGCCTCGGAGGTTATGGAGGTGGCGTCACCTACGGTGGATATGGTGGCTACGGTGCTGGTGGCTATGGTGGTTACGGGGGCTACGGCGCCGGAGGCTATGGTGGGTACGGCGCTGGTGGATATGGCGGCGGCAGCGGTGTCGTCGGCAAGGTCTTGGTCGTCAAGCACCACAAATAG